Proteins encoded in a region of the Flammeovirga yaeyamensis genome:
- a CDS encoding NADP-dependent malic enzyme, with the protein MPENIIRKKDALEYHENPIPGKIEVVPTKKTKTQRDLSLAYSPGVADPCTEIAENPEDVYKYTAKGNLVGVISNGTAVLGLGDIGPEASKPVMEGKGVLFKIFAGIDVFDIEVNAKDPQKFIEAVKTLEPTFGGINLEDIKAPDCFEIETALKKEMNIPVMHDDQHGTAIISGAALINAAEIIGKDLKDLKVVVSGAGASAISCIKIFFELGVDPKNAIVCDSRGVIRTDRDNLSGSKKELATDIDVNTLDEALVDADVFLGLSRGNLMTPEMLLSMAKDPIVFALANPTPEIDYQLAMNTRSDVMMATGRSDHPNQVNNVLGFPYIFRGALDVRATEINEEMKLACVRSIAALAKEPVPETVTQAYNVDRLVFGRDYFIPKPLDTRLLTTVAPAVAQAAMDTGVAKSEIDDMEAYKEELVRRMGTGNDIMRRLGVKARNVRKKVVFAEADNPHILRAARIAMDEGIIDPILLGRRSRIRAMIEALELDELLNVPIVNPRADETNEVRERYAKIYYERRQREGATIYEANDLMNKRSYYAAMMVEQGDADALISGAHRNYISSLAPALRVIGTVDNKSIATMYMVLTKKGPLFLADTTMIENPTTEEIVEITEAVVKRVKDFFKIDPRVALLSYSNFGSSKKGVDSNKMKKARQIIKERNPQLPVDGDIQANFALNPDITKESFPFSDLADKGANVLVFPNLSAANIALNLLDELADATLVGPIVMGMKKPAHVLQIGANVQQILDMITIANLDAQQS; encoded by the coding sequence ATGCCAGAAAATATTATCAGAAAGAAAGATGCCTTGGAATATCATGAGAATCCAATTCCAGGTAAAATTGAGGTAGTTCCTACAAAAAAAACTAAAACACAACGAGATCTTTCTTTAGCATATTCACCAGGAGTTGCAGATCCTTGTACTGAAATTGCTGAAAACCCTGAAGATGTCTATAAATATACAGCAAAAGGTAACCTTGTCGGTGTAATCTCAAACGGTACTGCTGTATTAGGATTAGGAGATATTGGTCCTGAAGCATCAAAGCCAGTAATGGAAGGTAAAGGTGTACTTTTCAAAATCTTTGCTGGTATCGATGTATTTGATATCGAAGTCAATGCAAAAGACCCCCAAAAATTTATTGAAGCAGTTAAGACACTTGAGCCAACGTTCGGTGGTATTAACTTAGAAGATATTAAAGCTCCCGACTGTTTTGAAATCGAAACGGCATTGAAAAAGGAAATGAATATTCCTGTTATGCACGACGACCAACACGGTACAGCAATTATTTCAGGAGCAGCCTTAATTAATGCTGCTGAAATTATTGGAAAAGACCTTAAAGATTTAAAAGTAGTAGTTTCTGGTGCAGGTGCATCGGCAATTTCTTGTATTAAGATTTTCTTTGAGTTAGGTGTAGATCCAAAGAATGCTATTGTTTGCGATAGTAGAGGCGTGATTCGTACGGATCGTGATAACCTTTCAGGATCTAAGAAAGAATTGGCAACAGATATCGATGTGAACACATTAGATGAAGCTTTGGTTGATGCTGATGTATTCTTAGGTTTATCAAGAGGTAATTTGATGACACCAGAGATGTTATTGTCTATGGCAAAAGATCCTATCGTTTTCGCCTTGGCAAACCCAACACCTGAGATTGATTATCAATTAGCAATGAACACTAGAAGTGATGTGATGATGGCTACGGGCCGTTCAGATCATCCTAACCAAGTGAATAACGTACTAGGTTTTCCATACATTTTCAGAGGAGCACTTGATGTAAGAGCAACAGAAATCAACGAAGAGATGAAGTTGGCTTGTGTTCGATCAATTGCAGCTTTGGCCAAAGAACCTGTTCCAGAAACTGTAACTCAAGCATACAATGTGGATCGTTTGGTTTTTGGTAGAGATTACTTTATTCCAAAACCACTAGATACTCGTCTTTTAACGACAGTGGCACCGGCCGTAGCACAAGCAGCGATGGATACAGGTGTAGCTAAATCAGAAATTGACGATATGGAAGCGTATAAAGAAGAACTTGTACGTCGTATGGGTACAGGTAACGATATCATGAGACGTTTAGGTGTGAAAGCTCGTAACGTTCGTAAGAAAGTGGTATTTGCAGAAGCTGATAACCCACACATTCTTCGTGCTGCTCGTATCGCCATGGATGAAGGAATTATCGATCCAATCTTGTTGGGTAGAAGATCTAGAATACGTGCCATGATCGAAGCTTTAGAGTTGGACGAATTATTAAACGTGCCAATCGTAAACCCTCGTGCTGATGAAACTAATGAAGTCAGAGAGCGTTATGCGAAGATCTACTACGAAAGACGTCAGAGAGAAGGAGCTACTATTTATGAAGCAAATGACTTGATGAATAAGCGTTCTTACTATGCAGCCATGATGGTGGAGCAAGGTGATGCAGATGCATTAATTTCAGGTGCACATAGAAACTATATCTCATCTTTGGCTCCAGCACTTCGTGTCATCGGGACAGTAGACAATAAGTCGATCGCTACAATGTATATGGTACTGACTAAAAAAGGACCATTATTCTTAGCAGATACAACCATGATCGAAAATCCTACAACAGAGGAAATCGTTGAGATTACTGAAGCAGTAGTGAAAAGAGTAAAAGACTTCTTCAAAATTGATCCAAGAGTAGCATTATTGAGTTACTCAAACTTTGGTTCATCTAAGAAAGGTGTGGATTCGAATAAAATGAAGAAGGCGCGTCAAATTATCAAAGAGAGAAATCCTCAGCTACCTGTAGATGGTGATATTCAAGCAAACTTTGCCTTGAATCCAGACATTACTAAAGAGAGTTTCCCATTCTCAGATTTGGCTGACAAAGGGGCGAATGTATTGGTATTCCCTAACTTATCGGCTGCAAATATTGCACTGAACTTGTTGGACGAATTAGCTGATGCAACTCTAGTGGGTCCTATCGTTATGGGAATGAAAAAGCCTGCTCACGTTCTTCAGATTGGAGCAAATGTGCAACAAATCTTGGACATGATTACGATCGCCAACTTAGATGCACAACAGTCTTAG
- a CDS encoding NUDIX hydrolase translates to MNFCSQCGSDQLQFIVPEGDHKQRFVCDNCGTIHYQNPRIIAGCLPVFEGKILLGKRAIDPRKGYWGLPAGFLENGETPEDGALRELFEETLAKGHIKHLQSVFSLPQFNQVYLIYLVDLVSDEVGPTSETLESKLFEVKDIPWEDIAFESTTFALEEYLKNPEAKMTKRGYFVWEKEKR, encoded by the coding sequence ATGAATTTTTGTAGCCAATGTGGAAGTGACCAACTTCAATTTATCGTTCCTGAAGGTGATCATAAACAACGTTTTGTTTGTGACAATTGTGGTACTATTCATTACCAAAATCCACGCATAATTGCAGGTTGTCTTCCCGTCTTTGAAGGAAAAATCCTTTTAGGTAAAAGAGCTATTGATCCAAGAAAAGGATATTGGGGATTACCTGCTGGCTTTTTAGAAAATGGTGAAACACCAGAGGATGGTGCTTTACGCGAGCTTTTCGAGGAAACGTTAGCCAAAGGTCACATCAAACACTTACAATCAGTTTTTTCCCTGCCTCAATTCAATCAGGTGTACCTTATTTACCTTGTTGACCTCGTATCTGATGAAGTTGGACCTACATCAGAAACACTTGAATCAAAATTATTTGAAGTTAAAGATATTCCTTGGGAGGATATTGCCTTTGAATCAACCACTTTTGCTTTGGAAGAGTATTTGAAAAATCCTGAGGCAAAAATGACGAAGAGAGGGTATTTTGTGTGGGAAAAGGAGAAGAGGTAG
- a CDS encoding lysylphosphatidylglycerol synthase transmembrane domain-containing protein has translation MKKYLSLLLKVIGGILFAFALHKFFVLSPWEKVQFEHPIYILFAFLLMPINWSLEALKWKKLISPKWQISFKEALLGVFSGVGGSLIAGRAVGSIMGRYWSLPKEEDRSKIIAPVLLGQWIQGIFTYLFGGISILMLGIHQIDVVQLKYEYLFLIAFIILLVGIVLFFVIKTPSIQKKLINQLELIRQYDINILASITLCSGLRYFIFTLQFFIILYTFSEGEAWWIYFQWVSIIYLIKTLTPVMNMMMDIGARELSAYYIFLHYGADTNIALMSSLIVWGINILIPSLVGLTVRWRL, from the coding sequence ATGAAAAAGTATCTCTCTCTACTTTTGAAAGTAATTGGAGGTATTTTATTTGCTTTTGCTCTCCATAAATTTTTTGTTCTTTCACCTTGGGAAAAGGTGCAATTTGAACATCCTATATATATCCTTTTTGCATTTTTATTGATGCCTATTAATTGGAGTTTGGAAGCATTAAAATGGAAAAAATTGATATCCCCTAAATGGCAAATATCATTTAAAGAGGCCCTTTTAGGAGTGTTTTCTGGTGTCGGGGGGAGTTTGATAGCTGGTCGTGCTGTGGGGAGTATTATGGGCAGATATTGGTCCCTTCCTAAAGAAGAAGATAGATCAAAAATAATAGCACCTGTATTACTAGGTCAATGGATTCAAGGAATCTTTACTTATTTATTTGGAGGCATTTCTATTCTAATGTTGGGGATACATCAAATAGATGTTGTACAACTGAAATATGAATATTTATTTTTGATTGCATTCATAATTTTACTCGTTGGTATCGTTTTATTTTTTGTGATAAAAACGCCTTCTATACAGAAGAAATTGATCAATCAATTAGAGCTCATCCGACAATATGATATCAATATATTAGCCTCGATTACATTATGTAGCGGTTTAAGGTATTTTATTTTTACCCTTCAATTTTTCATTATTCTTTACACCTTTAGTGAAGGGGAAGCATGGTGGATATATTTTCAATGGGTGAGCATCATCTATTTGATAAAGACTCTGACGCCTGTAATGAACATGATGATGGATATTGGTGCCAGAGAGTTGTCGGCCTACTATATTTTTCTTCATTATGGTGCTGATACCAATATTGCTTTAATGTCTTCATTAATCGTTTGGGGAATCAATATTTTAATACCATCTTTAGTAGGGCTAACCGTGCGTTGGCGTCTCTAA
- a CDS encoding YfcC family protein, translating to MKKLPDTLVIVTTILLIFIGLTWLIPAGEYSRELINDRNVLIPDSYQSVDSTPQGIGAFFSAPMRGFISASDVIAFIFIVGGAFGMLNKTGAIEAGLQKLVEFSNKHTVYKKIIIPLLIIVFSIAGATFGMSEEVLVFILITIPMAKAMKLDPIVGVAIPFVGAGAGFAGAVYNPFTIGIAQGIADVPLFSGMEYRIFVWIIFTTITIVYIMSYVMKITANPSASLLSNNTADIELEETEKIPFNIQRKLVLILFAVGIIGLGIGVTEYDWYMIEIGALFFAIGLISCLICGIHVDKISKGFANGAKEMMTAALVVAFCKGILIVASDGKIIDSVLFGISSVVKDLPKVLSLEAMFVFQSALNTFLPSGTGQAALTMPIMAPLSDLLGISRQTAVLAFQFGDGLTNLIIPTSGVTMGVLSIAKIPYGTWVKWMGPLLLILMLVAGVLLLGPLYFDVW from the coding sequence ATGAAGAAACTTCCAGATACTTTAGTAATTGTTACAACGATTCTATTAATATTTATTGGCTTAACTTGGTTAATACCTGCAGGTGAATACAGTAGGGAATTAATTAATGATAGAAATGTGTTAATACCTGATTCTTATCAATCTGTTGATTCAACCCCTCAGGGGATAGGAGCCTTCTTTTCTGCACCAATGCGTGGATTTATTTCTGCAAGCGATGTAATTGCTTTTATTTTTATAGTTGGTGGCGCTTTTGGGATGCTCAACAAAACGGGAGCGATAGAAGCAGGATTGCAAAAATTGGTGGAGTTTTCAAATAAACATACCGTTTATAAAAAAATAATCATCCCTCTATTAATCATCGTTTTTTCTATTGCTGGAGCTACATTTGGTATGTCTGAGGAAGTATTGGTATTTATTTTAATTACTATCCCAATGGCAAAGGCCATGAAACTTGATCCAATTGTAGGGGTGGCCATACCTTTTGTAGGAGCAGGAGCTGGTTTTGCAGGAGCGGTTTATAATCCGTTTACCATAGGAATAGCCCAAGGGATAGCTGATGTTCCACTCTTTAGTGGGATGGAATATAGAATCTTCGTTTGGATTATTTTTACCACGATAACAATAGTGTACATCATGTCTTATGTCATGAAGATTACAGCAAATCCCTCAGCATCTTTACTTTCTAATAACACAGCTGATATTGAATTAGAGGAAACAGAAAAAATACCTTTCAACATACAACGAAAATTGGTACTTATTTTATTTGCAGTTGGGATTATTGGTTTAGGAATAGGTGTTACCGAGTATGATTGGTATATGATCGAAATTGGTGCTTTATTCTTTGCAATAGGACTAATCAGTTGCTTAATATGTGGAATACATGTTGACAAAATAAGTAAGGGTTTCGCAAATGGGGCAAAAGAAATGATGACAGCAGCTTTAGTGGTCGCTTTTTGTAAAGGTATTCTGATTGTGGCATCTGATGGAAAAATTATAGATTCTGTATTATTTGGAATTTCATCTGTTGTAAAAGACCTACCAAAGGTATTGTCATTGGAAGCAATGTTTGTTTTTCAAAGTGCATTAAATACTTTTTTACCTTCAGGAACTGGTCAGGCAGCACTCACAATGCCTATTATGGCTCCTTTAAGCGATTTATTAGGAATATCTAGACAAACGGCTGTTTTAGCGTTCCAATTTGGAGATGGTTTAACCAACTTAATTATTCCAACAAGTGGTGTTACCATGGGAGTATTATCAATAGCAAAAATACCATACGGTACTTGGGTGAAATGGATGGGGCCTCTATTATTGATTTTAATGTTGGTGGCAGGCGTTCTTTTGCTTGGTCCTTTATATTTTGACGTTTGGTAA
- a CDS encoding histidinol-phosphatase, whose amino-acid sequence MQTFWTNFHSHSHFCDGKPSLEEMVQAAIDQNVKSYGFSSHSPVPFSTTWNMPMDRLNEYMNEAKRLKEKYQDQIQLYTGLEVDFVSGKCGVHNFPQLDFSVGSIHFVDTFEDGTYWEIDNTKTIFDRGLQEIFGGNIQRAFKRYYDLSIEMLEEDTPDVLGHMDKFKMHNSTGNWFSEEEEWYKKMVMEYIEVIKESGVIVEVNTRGLYKGFSKDLYPSPWIIKELIDRKIPISLNSDSHTTFEITKGFDEAAELLSSLGLREVYGLWDGEWQPFGFEKQGVILR is encoded by the coding sequence ATGCAAACCTTTTGGACTAATTTTCATTCTCACTCTCATTTTTGTGATGGTAAACCCTCATTGGAGGAAATGGTACAAGCAGCTATTGACCAAAATGTAAAATCGTATGGATTTTCATCTCATTCTCCAGTACCTTTTTCCACAACTTGGAACATGCCAATGGACCGGTTGAATGAATACATGAATGAAGCCAAACGATTGAAAGAGAAATACCAAGATCAAATACAATTATATACAGGCTTAGAAGTTGATTTTGTTAGCGGAAAATGTGGCGTCCATAACTTTCCACAACTTGACTTTTCAGTAGGATCAATCCATTTCGTGGATACATTTGAAGATGGCACCTATTGGGAAATTGATAACACTAAAACCATTTTCGATCGGGGATTACAAGAAATCTTCGGTGGAAACATTCAAAGAGCGTTTAAAAGGTATTACGATTTATCCATAGAAATGCTGGAAGAAGATACTCCTGATGTATTGGGTCATATGGACAAATTCAAAATGCATAACAGCACAGGAAACTGGTTTTCTGAAGAAGAGGAATGGTATAAAAAAATGGTGATGGAATACATAGAAGTAATAAAAGAAAGTGGTGTAATCGTTGAAGTAAATACTAGAGGATTATACAAAGGGTTCTCTAAAGACCTCTATCCAAGCCCATGGATCATCAAAGAGCTGATCGATAGAAAAATTCCCATTTCCTTAAATTCTGATAGTCATACTACTTTCGAAATCACCAAAGGATTTGATGAAGCCGCTGAATTACTTTCATCACTCGGCCTAAGAGAAGTATATGGGTTGTGGGATGGTGAGTGGCAACCGTTTGGGTTTGAGAAACAAGGAGTGATTTTAAGGTAA